One Bacillota bacterium genomic window carries:
- the pstA gene encoding phosphate ABC transporter permease PstA — translation MNRPVVANRTAVAILWGSAAVTLGILVFIIGFILVRGLPVLSWPFISESPREMGRTGGILPTIVGTAALTILAVAVATPLGVGTAIYLTEYTRPGPATKIVRFGAESLAGIPSIIFGLFGFIFFVIYLGLGWSILSGALTLAAMILPTIIRTSEEAIKAVPDSYREISYALGGTKWQTVTRSVLPSALPGILTGVMLGMGRSIGETAAVIFTAGSSLRLPTSLFDPVRTMSVHFYILAREGISMPNAYGTAAILVLSILAINFVAYWLLQRFIARHS, via the coding sequence ATGAATCGCCCTGTCGTAGCCAACCGAACGGCCGTCGCCATCCTCTGGGGCAGCGCCGCCGTCACCCTCGGGATCCTCGTCTTCATCATCGGCTTCATCCTGGTCCGCGGACTGCCCGTCCTCTCCTGGCCGTTCATCAGCGAGTCACCGCGGGAGATGGGCCGGACCGGCGGGATCCTGCCGACCATCGTCGGGACGGCCGCCCTGACCATCCTGGCCGTGGCCGTCGCCACACCGCTGGGCGTGGGTACGGCCATCTACCTGACCGAGTACACCCGCCCCGGGCCGGCCACCAAGATCGTCCGCTTCGGGGCCGAGAGCCTGGCCGGGATTCCGTCGATCATCTTCGGGCTCTTCGGATTCATCTTTTTCGTCATCTACCTGGGGCTCGGTTGGTCGATCCTGTCCGGGGCGCTGACCCTGGCGGCGATGATCCTGCCAACGATCATCCGCACCTCGGAGGAGGCCATCAAGGCGGTCCCCGACTCTTACCGCGAGATCAGCTATGCCCTGGGCGGGACGAAGTGGCAAACGGTCACCCGGTCGGTCCTGCCATCGGCTCTGCCGGGCATCCTGACCGGGGTGATGCTCGGCATGGGGAGGAGCATCGGGGAGACGGCGGCCGTCATCTTCACCGCCGGCTCGTCGCTTCGCCTCCCGACCTCCCTTTTCGACCCGGTCCGGACGATGTCGGTCCACTTTTACATCCTTGCCCGCGAGGGCATCTCGATGCCCAACGCCTACGGTACCGCGGCCATCCTGGTCCTCTCGATCCTGGCCATCAACTTCGTGGCCTACTGGCTTCTGCAGCGGTTCATCGCCAGGCACTCATGA
- the pstB gene encoding phosphate ABC transporter ATP-binding protein PstB, whose amino-acid sequence MPRAGEPKLSARGLSFFYGDVQALKDVSLDVEPNDLLTIMGPTGSGKTTLLRTFNRLNDTVPGTKRTGQVALDGLDVYGGGADPAEVRRRVGMVFALPVPLPLSIYDNVAYGPRLHGVSGRARLDEIVEKGLRDAILWDEVKDRLGDSALRLSGGQQQRLSIARVLAVEPEVILLDEPTSGLDPISTLRIEELLKQLRDTYTIVLVTHNPQQAARVGDRVAFFYLGELVEFGPSQRLFTRPRDRRTEDYISGRFG is encoded by the coding sequence ATGCCCAGAGCGGGAGAACCCAAGCTTTCAGCGCGAGGACTGAGTTTCTTCTACGGCGACGTGCAGGCCCTGAAGGATGTCTCGCTCGACGTCGAGCCGAACGACCTCCTGACCATCATGGGCCCGACCGGGAGCGGGAAAACGACCCTCCTGCGGACCTTCAACCGGCTCAATGACACGGTCCCGGGGACCAAGCGGACCGGTCAGGTCGCCCTCGACGGCCTTGACGTCTACGGGGGCGGGGCCGACCCGGCCGAGGTCAGAAGGCGGGTGGGGATGGTCTTCGCCTTGCCCGTGCCCCTGCCCCTATCGATCTACGACAACGTGGCCTACGGGCCCCGCCTGCACGGAGTGTCCGGACGGGCCCGGCTCGACGAGATTGTCGAGAAGGGCCTCCGCGACGCGATCCTCTGGGATGAGGTTAAGGACCGCCTGGGCGACTCGGCCCTCCGCCTTTCCGGCGGCCAACAGCAGCGGCTGTCCATCGCCAGGGTCCTGGCCGTCGAACCGGAGGTCATCCTCCTCGACGAGCCGACCTCGGGCCTCGACCCCATCTCCACCCTGCGCATCGAGGAACTTCTCAAGCAGCTGCGGGATACCTACACCATCGTCCTGGTGACCCACAATCCGCAGCAGGCCGCCCGGGTGGGGGACCGCGTGGCTTTCTTCTACCTCGGCGAACTGGTCGAATTCGGGCCGAGTCAGAGGCTCTTCACGCGGCCGCGTGACCGGCGGACGGAGGACTACATCTCCGGCCGCTTCGGCTAG
- the pstB gene encoding phosphate ABC transporter ATP-binding protein PstB: MPTTEHDGLSPKIAVRQLSLFYGRHHALHQVSLTFYAHRITAIIGPSGCGKSTLLRCLNRMNDALPGIRIEGEVLLDGHDIYSRKQDLIKLRKTVGMVFQRPNVFPLSVFDNVAYGPRVHGLKNRARLSEIVERSLAAVGLWGELRDRLGAPALDLSLGNRQLLCIARLVAVEPEVILLDEPASALDPISTLRIEELMKELRKEYTIVIVTHNMQQAARASDRTVFMLSGDLVEHGETDQIFTNPRDQRTERYVTGKL, translated from the coding sequence TTGCCAACCACCGAGCACGACGGGCTCAGCCCGAAGATCGCCGTCCGCCAGCTGAGCCTGTTCTATGGGCGGCACCACGCCCTGCACCAGGTGTCCCTGACTTTCTACGCCCATCGGATCACGGCCATCATCGGTCCGTCGGGCTGCGGCAAGTCGACCCTCCTGCGCTGCCTGAACCGGATGAATGACGCCCTCCCGGGGATCAGGATCGAGGGCGAGGTGCTCCTGGACGGGCACGACATCTACTCGCGCAAGCAAGACCTGATTAAGCTCAGGAAGACGGTGGGGATGGTCTTCCAGCGGCCCAACGTCTTTCCGCTGTCGGTCTTCGATAACGTAGCCTACGGCCCCAGGGTCCACGGGCTGAAGAACCGGGCCCGTTTGTCCGAAATAGTGGAAAGAAGCCTTGCCGCGGTGGGGCTGTGGGGCGAGCTGAGGGACCGCCTGGGCGCCCCGGCCCTCGATCTGTCCCTCGGCAACCGCCAGCTCCTATGCATCGCTCGTCTGGTCGCCGTCGAGCCGGAAGTCATCCTCCTCGACGAGCCGGCCTCCGCCCTGGACCCCATCTCCACGCTCAGGATCGAGGAACTCATGAAGGAGCTCCGGAAGGAATACACGATAGTCATCGTCACTCATAACATGCAGCAGGCCGCCCGCGCCTCCGACCGGACCGTCTTCATGCTGAGCGGGGACTTGGTCGAACACGGGGAGACCGATCAGATCTTCACCAACCCGCGCGACCAGCGGACCGAGCGTTATGTCACCGGGAAGCTATAA
- the phoU gene encoding phosphate signaling complex protein PhoU: MSVRESFDRELQVLQKDLLKMGMVAEDMVHKSLQALANRDVALADAVMSMDDEVDRLNLEIESKCLRLIALQQPMAKDLRTIAAAMKIITDVERVGDYAVDIAKEAVKLADRPLFKPLIDIPKMAELVQKMLRESLEGFVTRDLNLIHQMIRDDDGVDHLFKSLFEELIQFMERDSSLVFQAVHLLMITRCLERIADHITNMGERVIYMETGEIKELHA; the protein is encoded by the coding sequence GTGTCGGTCAGGGAAAGCTTCGATCGTGAGTTGCAGGTCCTCCAGAAAGACCTCCTGAAGATGGGGATGGTCGCCGAGGACATGGTCCATAAGTCCCTGCAGGCCCTGGCCAATCGGGACGTGGCCTTGGCCGACGCGGTGATGAGCATGGACGATGAGGTCGACCGGTTGAACCTGGAGATCGAGTCCAAGTGCCTGCGGCTGATCGCCCTCCAGCAGCCGATGGCCAAGGACCTCCGGACCATCGCCGCGGCGATGAAGATCATCACCGACGTCGAACGGGTCGGCGACTACGCCGTGGACATCGCCAAAGAGGCCGTCAAGCTGGCCGACAGGCCGTTGTTCAAACCCCTCATCGACATCCCGAAAATGGCCGAGCTGGTGCAGAAGATGCTTCGCGAGAGCCTCGAGGGGTTCGTCACCCGAGACCTCAACCTGATTCACCAGATGATCAGGGACGACGACGGGGTGGACCACCTCTTCAAGAGTCTCTTCGAGGAACTCATCCAGTTCATGGAGAGGGACTCGAGCCTGGTCTTCCAGGCCGTCCACCTGCTCATGATCACGCGGTGTCTGGAGCGGATCGCCGACCACATCACCAACATGGGCGAGAGGGTCATCTACATGGAGACGGGGGAGATCAAGGAGCTGCACGCTTGA